DNA sequence from the Gemmatimonadales bacterium genome:
CGGATGTCGAGCTGATCCACCGCCTCCTTGATGACCGCGAAGTCTTCGGCTGACGCGCGGATCAAGAGGGAATTGCTGAGTTGGTCGGGCACGAGCGTCACCTGGCCCGTGAGGGTGGCACGCGGGGCACCGGGCACGACGCCGACTGCCGAGGCTGACATTTGCGCCGGCGCGCCCGCCTGCTCGGGCGGAACGTTTTGGCGGCGCAGCTCGTCCGAGAGCGTCCCGGTAGCGAGCCCCGAGCGGCCCGAGAACTCACCCCCGCCGCCGAAGAGCTGGTTCACCGTCGCGGCCACGTCGGCGGCGCGGGCGTGCTTCAGGCGAATTACGAAGAGCTGAACCGGCTGCTGCGCGGGCGGCGGTGCGGGGGGCGGAGGTGGGGGCGCCGCGGACTTGGGCCCGATGCGGAAGCCCACCGAGTCCTCGCTGAACTCGAGGTTCTGGCTCTCGACCAGTCCCTTGAGTAGCACCGCGACCGTGGGCCGTGCGACCGGCGCCGGCGTCTCGAGCGACACGCGCGTGGCCGGCACGTTGGTGACCAGCACCGGCCTCGGCAGGTAGGACGAGAGCGCCTGAATCACCGCGCGCAAATCGGCGTCGACGAACTTGAGCGCCACGCTGTCGCCCACCGCGTGGACGGCTGCGGTGTCCTGCGCGGCCAGGCCGGCCGGCAGGAGCGCGAGCGCCGCCGCCAGCGCGAGGCGCGTCCGGATCATTTCCATGGCACCCTCACGGTGAGTGTCCACGTCGTGTCGAGGCCGCTCAGCACCACGCCGTCTCGGCGGATGCGGCGCACTCGGATTCCGTTCACGGTTTCGCCGGCACGCAGGACACGCGAGCCGTCGGTGCCGGGGATGCCCTCGATGACGGCGGCCGGGGTTCGGCCACCCCACACGAGGCCCGAGAGCGTGAGCGCGGGCTTCGGCATGGGCGGCGCCGCCGGCGCGGCAGGCTGAGAAGCGCGCGCTGGGTCATAGGGCACCGAGGCTGGAGTGCGCGACGCGCGGAACGGAGCCTTGGCGGCTGCCGCGCGGAGCAGGGAATCGAGCGGCGGAGCGGGCTCCGAATCGAATCTGAGTGCAGGGCGCGGAGCGGGCTGCGCGGGGATTGGAAGCGTGCCGGAGAGCGACGGCCGCAGCTCGAGACCGCCTGTGGCGAGCGCGGCAACGCACGCGAATGCCAGGATCGCGTGGACTATGGTCGCTCTCATTGGTGCTCCCCACTCGGCGGCGCGCCCTCGAGATACCAGCCGCGTACCGTCACATCGCTTCGAAGAATCTCGGGCGTGCCGGGCCCTGACGCCGGATCGACGGCAGTGATCGCAACGCCGCTCACCGACAGGACCACGCCGCCCTCCCCGAGCCGCGCGAGCATCGCGAGCGTGCCGGGCGCGTCGCTCGCGACCGACACGCGAAGCCCGACTCGGCGCAGCCGCCCGACGCGCGCGGAGTCCGGCTCCGGGGCCGTTCCGACGATTCGCGCCGAGCGTCCGGCCGCGCGGGTCACTCGGCTCGTGAGGTCGCTCGTGGCGGCGGACTCGTCCGGACCGTCCAGAAGCCGGGGTGCGAGCGCCACGAGCCGCCGTTCAACGGCGGGGGCCGAATCGACCAGCGCGCTCGCGCCCTGGAGATCCGCGTGGATGCGTGCGAGCAGAAGCTGCTTTGCGGAGAGCGCATCGCGCCGGGCGCGTAGCTCGCGCACTGCCCCCGGCGCCACACGAAGGCCGAGCGTGGCGAAGGCCACTATCGCACCACCCCAGATGAGCGCCCGCCGATCGCGCGGGTTCATCGGGCCGAGTCCGATCCGAAGCGCACTGTGAACCGATCTCCCTGTTGGCTGGCGAGGTGGGGAGAGATGATTGCTCCGCTCCGATCGAGTGCTTGAATGAGGTCGTTCGCGCGAGGTGCGGCGGCGGTCAACGTGCCGGATGCGGCGCCGTTCACCTCGAGCGAGGTGAGATAGGCTGAATCGGGAAGTGCGAGGATGACCGCTGCCGCTGTGCGCGCCACGTCAGCGCGATGGCGCGAGGCCGAGTCGATCGTCGCGATCATCGCACGCGCGTTCTCGTAGTCGCGCCGGGCTGCGAGCACGGCGGCCTCGGCGCGCTCGAGGCGAGCCAGCCGGTGGACAGCACTTCCTATGATGCGGCCGGCAACGCCGTCCGGCAGGTGCCGCGCCGCGGCGGCACCCTGGTGCTGAGCTACGACGCGATGAACCGCCTGATCACGCGCATCACGCCGGCCGTGCACTACGACGGCGCGGTGAACGAGCCGATTGACTCGGCCGGCAACCCATGGTCGTTCCCGGCCTTTCCGAACGACGGGGGCACGGGCTACACGATCCCGGCCGACACGGCCGCGCTCACCTACGACCGCGCGGGCCGCATCCTCACGGCCAACAACGGCGACGCGCACATCACCCGGACGTACCGTACTGACGGTCGACTCGCGACCGAGACCGAGGCGCTCCGCACCGTGACGGGTACGGTGTTCAGCCAGCACGTGTACGTGACGCAGTACGGCTACGACCGCGACGGGCGCCGCAGTTGGGTGCGGGTCCCCACCGTCTTCGAGGTTGGCGTCGGCGCCGGGCAAGATTCGCTGGCCTACGGCTACGACGCCACGGGCCAGCTCGCCACGGTGCGTGATCCGCTGGGCCATACCTCCCGGTATTTCTACGACCTGGAGCAGCGGGTGGACAGCGTGGCACGCGCCGACGGCGTCTATGAGAAACTGTTCCACGACGAGGATGGCCGACTGACGCGGCGCCGGGAGGGTACCGACACGAGCACCTGGCGCGACGACGTGCAGCGCTTCGACGCTCAGGGGCGGGTGCTCCTGACCAGCGGGCTCGCCGACTCGATGACGTATGCCTATGCCGGCCACGGCCCGCTCGCACACCAATTGACCTGGAGCAAGATCGCCGCCGACCATCGCATGGACGAGTACTGGAGCACCGACGCGCTGGGCCACCGCGGACACCTGGGCGTGGGTGGCGTGCTGGCGTTCGACACGCTGCGGACCGACCTGGGGTCGCGGCTTGAGCCGGGCACCGGCCGGCTTACGCAGAACACCACGCCGCGCCCGCTCGGCGGCCGCATCGACGCGGGAGATTTCACCTACGACGCGGCGGGCAACCAGATCCGCCAGGCGGTCCGGCTGCAGGACGCCGCGGGCAACTACCGCGTGCTCGAGCTCTGGAGCTACTACGACGCCGCGCAGCGGGTGCGGGCGGTGGACCGGCGGAGCTGCATCGAGCGCGACCCGGCGCTCACCGACCCGCGCCAGGCCGAGCACTGCATGAACCAGCACGTGGACTCGACCCTGAGCAACGAGTCCGACTTCTATCCGTACGACCCCAAGTACCTGGTGCGCTACAGCGCGCCGAGCGAGCAGGCGACGGCCGCCTTCGAGGAGTACCGCTACGACGCGCTGGGCCGGCGGGTGTGGCGGCGGAGCCGGTATCGCGATCTCGAGTGCATGCCCGAGGGCTGCCGGCCCGACCTGGTGCGCTACGTCTGGGACGGGGACCAGCTCTTGGGGGAGATCCAGGTGCCGGGCGACACCCTCCACAGTGCGGTGGGGTTTGAGGTCGACGTGGGGCAGGTGGGCCGCGACTCCATCGGGAGGCCGACGGACAACAACGGCAACTGGGGCCGCGTGCTCTACGTGCACGGCCGCGCGCTCGACCAGCCGCTCGGGGTGATCCGGTTCGACTACAGCGTGGCCTGGCCGCAACCGTTCCTAATCGAGTTCGGGCGCGATGCGCGGGGCACGGCGGATGTCGGGCACCTCGATCCGGTGATCCGAGCGGCGTGCAGCGGGGGCGGCAACTGCCCGGCCGCAAGCACGCCGACCACGCTGGCGGGCCTCGCTGCAATGGCGCGGGAGAGCAACTTCACCGCGCCGCGGTACTGGCAGGGAAGTCTCGAGTTCGACCAGCAGGATGCCACGGGGTATCAGTACCGGCGGAATCGCTATCTCGATCCAGCGAACGGACGGTTTACGCAGGAGGATCCGCTCGGGCTCGCGGGCGGGCTCAATGTATATGGGTTTGCCAAGGGCGATCCCGCCAACTACTCCGATCCGTTCGGGCTCTGCCCGCCCTGCTCAGACCGGGAAGATGGCTGGGGTAACACCTCCCCAGGTCTCCTCGATCCAGTTGCGTGGTTCTCAGGGTCGCTCGTCGGCGGCCTTTTTGGTGGTGCAGCGGATGCGGCGTTGGCTTCCACGCTTGAGGGTACTTCCGGGACGGCGGCAATCGACGAAATCGCTCCATCCGCCATTCGGTTTGCCCAGCGTGGCTCGTCGGGCGTGTTCCGTCACGGCGAATTTGCAGGGCAGGCGGTCAAAGACGTGGCGGCCGGGCTCCGAAGCGGTGCGATCTCGCCCGATCAGCTTCCGATCAAGGCCGTAGTTCGGGACGGTATCCCATACAGTATGAACACGCGTTCACTAATGGCCCTCAGGCTCGCAGACTTGGAACCGACTATCATCGAGAATGTCACCGGCGACGAGTTCTTCGAATCCAAGCTTACGGAGCGACTTGCGGAGATGGGCCAAGTACCTGCGGATTTTGTTCCGCCAATGCGATAGCCTACTCACACCCCGTCAACGATGAGGCTCATCACGCTTCCTGTGCCGACAAGCCGGACGTCAGTCGGGCCACTGCTGTCGGTTCAGCACGACCAAGCGTCCGTCCGCTACGACTGCGAGGACGACGAGATCGTCCGGTGGGTCGAATTGGTGTTCACCGATGTGATACGCATTGTGTATCGAGCTTCTGCGGTGTGTTTGGCATCGGACGTACACGGATCGACATACGTGGTTGAAGAGGATGCGAGCCCGGATTTGCACGAATTGAGTGAGCGATGGAAGCACAGGGTGGGGTCATCCGACTGGGCGCGCGCGCTAAACGCGCGCGCGCCCTTCCGCCTCTATCAAGTTTACTTTGATGACGCAGCCTTCGTCGAAGTTGTTGCACGCGGGGTACGCGTGGTGAACGGTCCGTCAAGTTAAGCCGTTGTGCCAAATCTGCTTTAAGCATGAGGGCCACTCGCTTGGAATCAGGACCTCGATGGTCGGGTCGGGGTCCGCCGTGATGAGCATCCCTAGCCGCGCGGCGATATGCACCGTTCTCGTTTCGACCTCGGATTTCCGCCGACGCCATCTCGGCTCCGCCGGTAGGAGCGCGCTGATTGTGGGCCTACGGCGGGACTAGACTTTTCCGACGCGCCACCAACGTTCTAACGACTTCGCCGCACTCAGGAGGTTTGGTGCTACGTCGCGTATGCGCCTCGCGGGCTCGCGTCCCATTCCACTGAGATGGCTGGAAGTCGAGCCCTTCGGCTATGTGGAAGCGCAAGTTCGCCGCACCAGCGGGGGCTGCGACTGCGACCAGCCACGCGAGCGCCAGCACAAATGCCACCAGCAGCGGCGCCCCCCGGCCGCTCTCCTCCAGCCTGATCCGGTCCGCGAGCGACGGCGCCTCCAGCATCACGATCAACGTGAGCAGGCAGATGCTCGCCAGCATGTACGCAGGCCGCCGAAGCTGGTGGGGATCTGCGCCGCGTTCTCGCGAGCAGAGCGGAGACGTCTGGGAAGATCTCTTCGACGTCGCACTCGCCCGAGAACGCGAGCATCAGCGCACGGAGCGCTGGGCCGTCGTGCGCCGGCGCCTGCAGCGCGCCGGGCGGCTCACGCCCGCAGCGAAGCGGCGGAAAGTCCGCTGACCGCATGTGCGAGCTCCGGCTCGCACGACCTACACCTCCAGCCTCTCCAACCTCCGCAACGCCATCCTGAGCGACGACACCGTCGCCAGCGCGCAGAGCGCCACCACCCACCCGAGCGCCAGCACGAACGTCACCGACAGCGGCGCCGCCCGGCCGCTCTGCTCCAGCCTGATCCGGTCAGCCAGCGACGGCGCTTCCAGCATCACGATCAGCGTGAGCAGGCAGATGCTCGCCAGCATGTACGCGAGGCCGCCGAAGCTGGTGGGAATCTGCGCCGCGTTCTCCGTATCGAACCGCGGATAGAACGCCCCGAAGCTCAACGCGAGCGCGCTCGCCGCCAGCGTGTAGACCAGCATCGTGCCGACACTCACCGCCATCATGAACGGCGACGCCCGCAGGATCAGGTTCGTGATCACCGTGATCGCGAGTGCCAGCACCAGCAGCGGCAGCGTGCCGATCCAGTACTTGCTCCAGAACATCGCCTTCAACTTGAGCGGGCTCGAGCGGAGCAGCCACATCTGCCGCCCTTCGAGCGACACCGACGGAAAGAGAAAGCGCGCCGCCACCGCCGCGAGCACAAAGCCCGCGAGCCCGAAATTGAGGAACACCACCAGCATGACCACCGAGCGCGGCAGGTGCTCGCCGGTGAAGAGCGGCAACGCCTGAATGTTGAAGAGGTACACGACCAGCAGCACGCCGAGCAGAATGAGCTGGCTCCACTGCGTAGGGTCGCGGAAGAAGAGGCGCGCGTCCTTCAACAGAAACTCGCGCTTCTCCGGCGCCAGCCAGCCGAGCACGACGGCGGCGAGCCCGGCCCAGCGGATGCCGCCGGCCGACGCGCGGGCGCTTTCCTGCGCGCGGGAGAAGGCGCGCCGGTAGAGCTTGCGGTTGAGGATCCCGCCGGCGCCGAGGCCGATCATCGTCGTTGCCCAGAGCAGGATGATCGGGCGGGCGTCGGCCACATGAAATAGCCAGTTGGTGATCATCCGCGCCGCCCACTCGCTCGGAAGCAGCGGGTTCACCGGCGCCTGAAGCACGCCGATGAACTCGGCCAGCGAGCGGAACCCCTCCGGCCGCACGAGCTGCTCCGGCTGCGCCACCCTGAGCGTGAGTACGAGCACGGCCACCGCGCCCACCGACACGATGCTCAGCAGCTCCTTGGCCCGCCGCGCCGGAACCAGGTTCACCAGCAGCAGCGTGAGCGCCGTGCCCACCACGGCCGGAATCAGAAAGAAGGGAACGAGCGCCGCGAGCACCACGAGCGGATAGAGCGGACCTCCGCCGTACACCGTACCGTACGCCGCGAGCACCGGCACCGCGAGCAGCGCCACCATCCACGACGAATGCAACGTGGTCTCCGCCAGCTTGGCCGCGTAGAACCGGACCGAGTGCACCGGCGACGCGGCGAGCAGGTCGAGGTCGCGCGCGAGGAAGAAGCTGGAGAGCGCGGTAATGAGATTCGACAGCAGCAGGATCGATGAGAACGCCAGCAGCGCCAGGCCGAGCAGCTTGCCGGCGAGCAGCGGCCCGATGTCCGGCACCTCGCGGAAATAGCGCAGCACCCGGTCGGTGATGCCATAGACGCCGAGCCAGAAGACGAGACCCAGGATGGCCAGCGCCAGCGCCTTGGGGCCGGCCGCCGCGCGCTGCTGGCGGAACCGCGCAACGGCGCCGCGCCACTTGGGGTAGAGCACGATCGCGAGCCGCGGCCCGCGGTAGATGCGCCCGGACACTGGTCAGTCGCCCAGGATGGCGTCGACCTGGCGGGGGCGGAGGCCGCCGGTGAGCCTCAGGAAAAGATCCTCCAGACTCGAGTCGCCCGACGCAGTCTGCTCGCGCAGCTCGGACATCGTGCCCTGCGCCAGGATCCGGCCGCCTTGCATGATCGCGATCCGGTCGCACATCGCTTCGGCCACCTCCAGCGTGTGCGTGCTCATGAGCACCGTGCCGCCCCGGTCCACGAACTGGCGGAAGAGGTCCTTGAGCAGCCGGGCGCCCTTGGGGTCGAGCCCCACCATCGGCTCGTCCACCACGATCACCTCGGGCCGGTGCACCAGCGCGCTCGCGATGACGAGCTTCTGCCGCATGCCGTGGCTGTACGCCTCGGTCAGCTCGTGCCGCCAGGGCGTCAGCTCGAAGAGCTCGAGCAGCTCCTCGATCCTGCGCTCCACCGCCGCACTCTGCTGCCCGTACAACGCCGCCACGAAGCGCAGGAACTCGGCGCCGGTGAGCTTGTCGTACACGTACGGGCGGTCGGGGATGTAGCCCAGCCGGGCCTTCGCTATGAGCGGCTGGCGGCCGATGTCGATGCCGCCGATCTCGATCCGGCCCGAGGTCGGCAGGATGATGCCCGCGATCATGCGGAACGTCGTGGTTTTGCCGGCGCCGTTCGGCCCGAGGAAGCCGAACAGCTCCCCGGGCCGCACGGTGAGGTCGATGCCGTCGACCGCCGCGAACGAGCCGTACCGCTTCACCAGCTTGGCGAGGGTGATCACCCGCGTCTCCGCGTGACGATGGATTCGACCAGCGCGCGCTCCTCGTCGTGGCCGGTGACGAGGTGCAGTTCCCGAGGGCAGGTGGCCACGGCCCGCGCCTCGAACGTCTCGACCAGGAGGCTGGCCGCCTCTTCCGCACTCAGCGTGCCGGCGTCGGCGCCCACGAGCGGCGCGGCCACCGTCGCGAGGCCCCAATCCGCCGCCCGCTGCCACGCGGCGACGAGCGCGCGGCGCACGCCGTCGCGCCGAGCGGGGCCGTCCTGGTCACGGATCACCACGTGCAGTACGAACGGCGCCGCGAGCGCGCCCGCTCCGGTCACGACCGCGGCCCCGGCGCCGAGCGGTGCGGCCACCCGGCAGAGCGCGGCGAACTGCTCGCCGGCGCGCTCGTCGAGGCGGGCCGCGCCGGGACTCGCCGGTCCCAGCATCTCGTCGGCGGCGCGGACCACGGCGTCGACGGCCAGCGTGGCGAGGTCGTCGTGCAGCACCCGGATCAGGTGCGGCATGTCGGGGACTCCAGGGCGGGGGCCCCGTATGGTAGAAACCGCGCGGCAAAACCGGAAGCGGGCGCGCCGGAAGCGGGCGCGCCGGAAGCGGGCGCGATTGAACGGGGCTCCGCGCCCCGGTAGCTTACGGGGCTATGGCTCAGGAACACCTCGTCGTGCGCGGCGCCCGGGAGCACAATCTCAAGGACATCTCGGTCGCGATCCCACGCAATCGGCTCACCGTCATCACCGGACTCTCCGGATCCGGCAAGTCGTCGCTCGCCTTCGACACGATCTACGCCGAGGGGCAGCGGCGCTACGTCGAATCGCTCTCGGCCTACGCGCGCCAGTTCCTCGGCCTCATGGAGAAGCCGGACGTGGACGCGATCGAGGGGCTCTCGCCCGCCATCTCGATCGAGCAGAAGTCGACCGGCCAGAACCCGCGGTCCACCGTCGGCACCGTGACCGAGATCTACGACTACCTGCGGCTCCTCTGGGCCCGCACCGGCGTGCCGCATTGCCCCAACGACGGGAGCCCGGTGACACGCCAGAGCGCCTCGCAGATCACTGACGCGGTGCTCGCGTGGCCCGAGGAAACCCGCATCGAGGTGCTGGCACCGCTCATCCGCGGCCGCAAGGGCGAATTCCGCGACCTGCTGGAAGACGTCCGTAAGCGCGGCTTCGTCCGCGTGCGCGTGGACGGCGAGACCTACGAGCTGGGCGCGGTGCCCGCGCTCAACCGGCGGCAGAACCACGACGTCGCCGTGGTGGTGGACCGGCTCGTCGTGCGCGCCGCGGACCGCGCGCGGCTCAACGATTCGATCGAGACCGCGCTCAAGACGGCGGACGGG
Encoded proteins:
- a CDS encoding GspMb/PilO family protein: MNPRDRRALIWGGAIVAFATLGLRVAPGAVRELRARRDALSAKQLLLARIHADLQGASALVDSAPAVERRLVALAPRLLDGPDESAATSDLTSRVTRAAGRSARIVGTAPEPDSARVGRLRRVGLRVSVASDAPGTLAMLARLGEGGVVLSVSGVAITAVDPASGPGTPEILRSDVTVRGWYLEGAPPSGEHQ
- a CDS encoding excinuclease ABC subunit UvrA; the protein is MAQEHLVVRGAREHNLKDISVAIPRNRLTVITGLSGSGKSSLAFDTIYAEGQRRYVESLSAYARQFLGLMEKPDVDAIEGLSPAISIEQKSTGQNPRSTVGTVTEIYDYLRLLWARTGVPHCPNDGSPVTRQSASQITDAVLAWPEETRIEVLAPLIRGRKGEFRDLLEDVRKRGFVRVRVDGETYELGAVPALNRRQNHDVAVVVDRLVVRAADRARLNDSIETALKTADGIVEIVRYGEADRRSGGRAVSSPAGTALREGPPDRPTARPPDRLLFSERFACPVCGLSLPELEPRQFSFNSPFGACPDCHGVGTRREVNAELILGDPSISILEGVILPWGEPSGYLRKVVLPTLAKALKFDLNAPWSEVSLAAQQALLHGTPGKFRFAVDGGRAREFESEWEGVLKNVERRYRESSSDSVRLSLEEFMTEQPCQTCGGKRL
- a CDS encoding ABC transporter ATP-binding protein translates to MITLAKLVKRYGSFAAVDGIDLTVRPGELFGFLGPNGAGKTTTFRMIAGIILPTSGRIEIGGIDIGRQPLIAKARLGYIPDRPYVYDKLTGAEFLRFVAALYGQQSAAVERRIEELLELFELTPWRHELTEAYSHGMRQKLVIASALVHRPEVIVVDEPMVGLDPKGARLLKDLFRQFVDRGGTVLMSTHTLEVAEAMCDRIAIMQGGRILAQGTMSELREQTASGDSSLEDLFLRLTGGLRPRQVDAILGD
- a CDS encoding RHS repeat-associated core domain-containing protein, yielding MDSTSYDAAGNAVRQVPRRGGTLVLSYDAMNRLITRITPAVHYDGAVNEPIDSAGNPWSFPAFPNDGGTGYTIPADTAALTYDRAGRILTANNGDAHITRTYRTDGRLATETEALRTVTGTVFSQHVYVTQYGYDRDGRRSWVRVPTVFEVGVGAGQDSLAYGYDATGQLATVRDPLGHTSRYFYDLEQRVDSVARADGVYEKLFHDEDGRLTRRREGTDTSTWRDDVQRFDAQGRVLLTSGLADSMTYAYAGHGPLAHQLTWSKIAADHRMDEYWSTDALGHRGHLGVGGVLAFDTLRTDLGSRLEPGTGRLTQNTTPRPLGGRIDAGDFTYDAAGNQIRQAVRLQDAAGNYRVLELWSYYDAAQRVRAVDRRSCIERDPALTDPRQAEHCMNQHVDSTLSNESDFYPYDPKYLVRYSAPSEQATAAFEEYRYDALGRRVWRRSRYRDLECMPEGCRPDLVRYVWDGDQLLGEIQVPGDTLHSAVGFEVDVGQVGRDSIGRPTDNNGNWGRVLYVHGRALDQPLGVIRFDYSVAWPQPFLIEFGRDARGTADVGHLDPVIRAACSGGGNCPAASTPTTLAGLAAMARESNFTAPRYWQGSLEFDQQDATGYQYRRNRYLDPANGRFTQEDPLGLAGGLNVYGFAKGDPANYSDPFGLCPPCSDREDGWGNTSPGLLDPVAWFSGSLVGGLFGGAADAALASTLEGTSGTAAIDEIAPSAIRFAQRGSSGVFRHGEFAGQAVKDVAAGLRSGAISPDQLPIKAVVRDGIPYSMNTRSLMALRLADLEPTIIENVTGDEFFESKLTERLAEMGQVPADFVPPMR
- a CDS encoding macro domain-containing protein; this translates as MPHLIRVLHDDLATLAVDAVVRAADEMLGPASPGAARLDERAGEQFAALCRVAAPLGAGAAVVTGAGALAAPFVLHVVIRDQDGPARRDGVRRALVAAWQRAADWGLATVAAPLVGADAGTLSAEEAASLLVETFEARAVATCPRELHLVTGHDEERALVESIVTRRRG